From Canis lupus familiaris isolate Mischka breed German Shepherd chromosome 16, alternate assembly UU_Cfam_GSD_1.0, whole genome shotgun sequence, one genomic window encodes:
- the CBD107 gene encoding beta-defensin 107A, translating to MSGAMRIFFLVSAALILLAHIFSAHGAIHRRMQCQKMDGRCEVECLSFEDKIGGCRAELTPLCCKKRKNN from the exons ATGTCTGGAGccatgagaatttttttcttagtttctgctGCTCTCATTCTCCTTGCTCACATTTTCTCAG CCCATGGAGCTATACACAGAAGGATGCAGTGTCAGAAGATGGATGGTCGCTGTGAGGTTGAGTGCCTTTCCTTTGAAGATAAGATTGGGGGCTGTAGAGCTGAACTGACACCACTTTGctgcaaaaaaaggaagaataattaa
- the DEFB105A gene encoding beta-defensin 105A precursor: MTLSRKMSCFFFAFFFILAQFLSGCQAGLEYSQPFPGGEFAVCEPCWLGRGKCRRICTEDEKVVGNCKMNFFCCRRRIR, translated from the exons ATGACCCTGAGCAGAAAGatgtcttgttttttctttgcctttttcttcattttggctcaatTTTTATCAG GGTGCCAAGCAGGACTTGAATATTCCCAGCCATTTCCAGGAG GTGAGTTTGCTGTTTGTGAGCCGTGCTGGCTTGGCCGGGGCAAATGCAGGAGGATATGCACCGAGGATGAGAAGGTTGTTGGAAATTGCAAGATGAACTTTTTCTGTTGCCGACGGAGGATCAGGTGA
- the CBD104 gene encoding beta-defensin 106A, translating into MRTFLFLFAVFFLLAPARNAFFDEKCFKLNGKCVHSCQKNEELVALCQNFLKCCLTLQPCWMSKDDKSEDSGFLEGYK; encoded by the exons ATGAGGACgttcctctttctttttgctgttttcttccttctggccCCAG CCAGGAATGCATTTTTTGATGAGAAATGCTTCAAGCTTAACGGGAAGTGCGTGCATTCTTGCCAGAAAAATGAAGAACTGGTGGCTCTCTGCCAGAATTTTCTGAAATGCTGCCTGACACTCCAGCCATGTTGGATGAGTAAAGATGATAAATCTGAAGACTCTGGCTTTCTGGAGGGATATAAATGA
- the SPAG11B gene encoding sperm associated antigen 11B precursor, which yields MKSPLSPLVSFLLVALMFPGPSRARNINHQGTEGPREPWEESPGQGKNESHLLHHREKRRLLPRTPPYLEPEPDFKIVNCKKSEGYCQEYCNYMETQVGYCLKKKYACCLHQNVLV from the exons ATGAAGTCACCTCTCTCTCCCCTCGTCAGCTTTCTCCTCGTGGCCCTAATGTTTCCAG GACCATCCAGGGCCAGAAATATTAACCACCAAGGTACAGAGGGTCCCAGAGAACCTTGGGAAGAATCTCCTGGACAAGGAAAAAACGAGTCTCACTTGCTACACCACCGAGAAAAACGTCGCCTCTTACCACGCACACCCCCTTACCTGG AACCTGAACCGGATTTCAAAATTGTCAACTGCAAGAAAAGTGAAGGCTACTGTCAAGAATATTGTAATTACATGGAAACACAAGTAGgctactgcttaaaaaaaaaatatgcctgcTGTTTGCATCAGAACGTGTTGGTATAG